The nucleotide sequence GGAATTGTCCAGGGGGTTGTTGTCCAAATAGCAACGCCTAATTCCGATAAAAAGGGTGTGAATAATTCCCGCAAGGGTTCAGCCACTGTTAACAGTTTAAAGGCTGCAAATAAACTGCGAGAAACGTGACCTTCAGGATATTCTAATTCAGCTTCAGCTAATGCGGTTTTAGAACTCGGACTCCAGTGAACGGGTTTATGTCCTCGGTAAATATATCCCTCTAAAACCATCTTTCCAAATACGCCAATTTGGGCGGCTTCATATTCAGGTTTTAAGGTTAAATAGGGATGTTCCCAGTCACCCCAAACCCCATAACGTTTGAAACCAGCTTTTTGTTGTTCAACGGTTTGTAAGGCGAAATCTCTGGCTTTGTAACGCAAAGTTAGGGGAGTTAATTGTTCACGTTCCCCCGCTTTCATGTTTTGTAATACTTTCAATTCAATGGGTAAACCATGACAGTCCCACCCCGGAACATAACGAACTTTACGACCTTGTAAAATTTGATAGCGATTAATAATATCTTTAAGAATTTTATTTAGAGCATGACCAATATGTAGCGCCCCATTTGCATAAGGAGGGCCATCATGTAAAATAAACAATTCACCGGGGTTATTTTCTGACAGGCGTTGATAAATTTCCTGTTCAGCCCAAAATTCTTGGATTTCCGGTTCCCGTTTCACAGCATTTGCCCGCATATCAAATTTGGTTTGGGGCAAATTGACGGTATCTTTATAAGACTTGGCTTCTGTCACAGCAGTATCCTGAGCGATTCTCAATAATTTATTCGTATTTTATCTTAACGTTAATTCGCACAAATTGTAGTAAGTCCTTCAGGACTCAACTCTTTTGCGTTCCTAATCTTAAGGGTGAGAAGACCTCACCCCTACGGTTTAATTATATTGATTGAATTTGTTCTTGAGATAATCCCGTGATTTGCACAACTTGATCAATACTCATCCCATTTTGTAATAAATTAAAAGCAACTTGACGCAGTTGAGATTCCGCTTGTTCAGCCCGTTGACGTTGTTGTTCTGCATTTTGACGCTCTTGTTCTGCGATTTCTTCTCCTAAAGGTAATAATTCCCCGTCTAACGTCGCCCAACGTAACCAAACCGCTTCAGTACCTTGATAAATTCCTGACCAACGCACTAATGATAATCCCAAAGATTGACTAATAAATTGCTGATGTTCGTTCAAAACTAACGGTTGATAAACACCTTGTTGCAGGAAGAAACCCGCCCAATCATCAGGATTAAAGGGATCATACCAGAAATATTCAGAAACTCGTAATTGATTTTGATAAATTAATTTTTTATCGGTTTTATCAGTATTTGCCGTACTTTCTGACAACAATTCTATGACCACATCGGGGGCTTTTCCTTCCTCCCAAACCACCCAACTTTTACGTTCTCCCTTGGGAACACCCACCACCGCAAAAAAATCAGGCCCGCGAAAATCTCGGTTTTTGAGTTGTTCTAAACTAAAATACACAAACATATTACCCCCGGCATAGCCATCTGTTCGGGCGTTTAACCAAGGTTGCAGGGTCAGAATTAACAGAGTCATCTGCTGGACGTGACGTTGGCTTTCCATCGGAACTCCATCGGAGTAGGGTAGTTCATCCTGAGTCGGAGGAGAAGAAAGATTTGCCGTTGTAACCATAGCAAACACAGGGGGGTTGAGTTCTGTTCCCCTATGGTAGCTTGTGATTCGGCTTGACTGGGTTGAGTTGTATTGCGTTTTGTGAAAATTCTTAAAATGATGGTGCGATCGCCTGGTAAGATCAACGGTTGATTTTTATAAACACTCAATATCTTACTGGGTCAAATTGGGAGGAACAATGGACGCAATTACAAGTTTTTTGGGCAATATCAACTTTGAGCTTATTGCACAGCTTACAATGTTGGGTTTAATTGTGATTGCTGGCCCCGTAGTCATCGTGTTATTGGCTTTTCGGGGCGGCGATCTCTAATTGGTTTCCCGCTTTGTTTTGTAGAGACGTTGTATACAACGTCTCTACAACATAGATAATTTAGTCTTGAATATAGGGTTGTCCTGTGGTTAAAGCAATTTCAGCCTTCACAAATTCCCGTCCTAAATACAACGCATGATCCAGACAACTGATCGGACAGGGTTGAGTTTCTTCAGTAATTTTAATCCCTAATTCTTTAGCGGTTCTTGCTTTAAAAACCGTCGTAGGTGTTCGCTTCAAACTCCCGGTACAAGGAAAAGGTTCTCCCGTTTCAGGATCAACGGCTAATCCTTTTTCATTAATAGCATTGGTATAATGTTCGGCACAGATTAACCTCGCTTCTTTATCAATATAAATAATAAAATATCCCGCCGGATCAAGATGAATAAAACGATTAGAAAGCTGATCGTCTAAACTAGCGAGTTCTTGAGCGTTGAACGTTGTTGATTGAGCAGACACAATATTAATAATGAATTGATAAAGTATACCTATTTACAGTTTATCTGATTTTAACAATAAATTTTTATCAATCCCGTAGAGACGGGTTCGAGTTCATTAATGTCAACTTAATCCACGTTAGCCCTGAACGCGCATTTCGGGCTGTAGAGACGTGCCATGGCGCGTCTCTACGTTACCCCCTAAACCTTCCCTGACTTTAATCTCGCTTATCTATATAGTTTATGCCCCCGTCTGCTAACACCTACGCTAAACTATAACGATATGAGTCTATTTATTTTGGTGCGTGCGCTGGGCTTACGCACCCTACGGGGGTGAAACGTGCGAAAGTCGAAATTGCTTCCTCTGGTTCTGATTTTTTCTGTATTGAGTTATACACCTGTTGGTTTGGGGCAGAGTGTGGAGGAATTATTTAGACAAGGTAACACAGCACAAGACGCAGGAAACTATTCCCAAGCAGAAACTATCTTTCGTCAAGTTATTAGAATAAATCCCCAAGATGTCATTGCTTACAAGGATCTGGGCAATGCGCTTTATAAACAAGGGAAGCTAGAAGAAGCGATTACTTATTACCAAAAAGCGATTCAACTCGACCCCAAATATGCCCCAGCTTACAACAATCTAGGCAATGTGCTTTCTGGCCAAGGGAAACTAGAAGAAGCGATTATTAATTACCAAAAAGCAATTCAACTCGACCCCAAATTTGCTCCAGCTTACAACAATCTGGGCCTTGCGCTTTCTGGCCAAGAGAAACTAGAAGAAGCGATTATTAATTACCAAAAAGCAATTCAACTCGACCCCAAATATGCCCCAGCTTACAACAATCTAGGCCTTGCACTTTCTGGCCAAGGGAAACTAGAAGCAGCGATTACTTATTACCAAAAAGCGATTCAACTCGACCCCAAATCACCCTTTGCTTGCCACAATCTGGGCAATGTGCTTTATAAACAAGGGAAACTAGAAGCAGCGATTACTTATTACCAAAAAGCGATTCAACTCGACCCCAAATTTGCCCCAGCTTACGTTGGTCTGGGTGTTGCGCTTTCTGATCAAGGGAAACGAGAAGAAGCCATTACTTATTACCAAAAAGCGATTCAACTCGACCCCAAATCTGCCGCTGCTTACTACAATCTGGGCAATGCGCTTCATCTCCAAGGGAAATTAGAAGCAGCAATTACTAATTACCGGATAGCTTTAAGTTTACCCGATCAAAAAGGAAGTCCTGCCAGCGTCCATACCTTAGCCCATAATAATTTAGGCTATGCTCTACAAAAACAAGGGAAACTGCCAGAAGCCATTGCAGAGTTTCAAAAATCTATTGCCCTTGACCGCAATTTTGTCAGCGCCCAGAATAATTTAAAAGAAGCCCAACGACTCGTGGCCCAACGGTCTCCCCAATATGTCCCGCCGCCTGCGAGTGATTTAGCCTTTGTTCCTACTTTACAACAGGAACCCCTGCGGGATGAGTTACGCGCTACGGTATTGATTATTGCTAATGATATTCCAGGGACACAGGGGCCGACAAGGGGGACGGGTTGGGTGGTGAAACGGGAGGGAAATACCATTTGGGTGGTGACTAACCGCCATGTCATTGCTAACCAACAACGCCAACCCAGTCCCAAGATTGAAATTGAGTTTTTCAGTGAAATTGAAGGCGAAAAGCGACGTTTTTCGGCGACGGTTGAACAAATTAGTAATGACCCAAATCTGGATTTAGCGGTTTTGAAAATTACCGGAATTCCTGATGATATTCGACCGTTGAAAATGGGTACAGGTCGAGTCAGTCGCAATACTAAAATTATTGTCATTGGTCATCCGATTAATGCTGACCCTTGGAATTCTTCTGGGGGAGAAGTGACGAATTATAGTATTAATAAAGTGACTATTAGTGCTGTGGTTGCTACGGGTAATTCCGGTGGCCCTGTAATTAACGAAACCACAAAAGAGGTGATTGGGATTATGGTTAGGGTTGCAGATGAGGATATTGCCACTGATCCTAACACCGCTACCGCGCCGCCTCCTGATGAAATTTTCACCACCGGAGGGTTTGGTATTGCTTATCCGATTGATTTAGTCCAACAACAGTTAGTCAAATGGGGGATTAATCCATAGGAGGACGGCGCTTTATGTGTTAAATTCAGTCGAAAATCCCTGATTATAGCCTAGATTAGATCCCCCTAAATCCCCCTTAAAAAGGGGGACTTAAAGATTAAGAAGTTTCAGTTCCTTCTTTTTAAGAAAAGCGAAGAAGTTCCGGTTCCCCCCTTTTTAAGCAGGGCTGTTTCATTTTCCCAAATTGGGGACTCAATTTGACTCCCCAATTTTTGCCGAATGAGGCGAAAAAACTGAGTAATTCTAACTGAATGGTCGGGAGTTTTGCTCAGGGGATAATTTTTCTGATTTGTGAATAACAAAAACTTCTCTAAAGCTTTCGTATAGAGGACTTACATCTATTTTATTTAGATTTTTACCGCTCTAAAACTCGATGATTTTCAGGATTTTAGGGGAAACAGTTCCCCCAGACTAAAAATCTTGTGCCAGTGAGCCGTTAACCACCGTTGTCCTTCT is from Planktothrix sp. FACHB-1365 and encodes:
- a CDS encoding Uma2 family endonuclease, with the protein product MVTTANLSSPPTQDELPYSDGVPMESQRHVQQMTLLILTLQPWLNARTDGYAGGNMFVYFSLEQLKNRDFRGPDFFAVVGVPKGERKSWVVWEEGKAPDVVIELLSESTANTDKTDKKLIYQNQLRVSEYFWYDPFNPDDWAGFFLQQGVYQPLVLNEHQQFISQSLGLSLVRWSGIYQGTEAVWLRWATLDGELLPLGEEIAEQERQNAEQQRQRAEQAESQLRQVAFNLLQNGMSIDQVVQITGLSQEQIQSI
- the psb30 gene encoding photosystem II reaction center protein Ycf12/Psb30; the encoded protein is MDAITSFLGNINFELIAQLTMLGLIVIAGPVVIVLLAFRGGDL
- a CDS encoding DUF4346 domain-containing protein; the encoded protein is MSAQSTTFNAQELASLDDQLSNRFIHLDPAGYFIIYIDKEARLICAEHYTNAINEKGLAVDPETGEPFPCTGSLKRTPTTVFKARTAKELGIKITEETQPCPISCLDHALYLGREFVKAEIALTTGQPYIQD
- a CDS encoding tetratricopeptide repeat protein, with product MRKSKLLPLVLIFSVLSYTPVGLGQSVEELFRQGNTAQDAGNYSQAETIFRQVIRINPQDVIAYKDLGNALYKQGKLEEAITYYQKAIQLDPKYAPAYNNLGNVLSGQGKLEEAIINYQKAIQLDPKFAPAYNNLGLALSGQEKLEEAIINYQKAIQLDPKYAPAYNNLGLALSGQGKLEAAITYYQKAIQLDPKSPFACHNLGNVLYKQGKLEAAITYYQKAIQLDPKFAPAYVGLGVALSDQGKREEAITYYQKAIQLDPKSAAAYYNLGNALHLQGKLEAAITNYRIALSLPDQKGSPASVHTLAHNNLGYALQKQGKLPEAIAEFQKSIALDRNFVSAQNNLKEAQRLVAQRSPQYVPPPASDLAFVPTLQQEPLRDELRATVLIIANDIPGTQGPTRGTGWVVKREGNTIWVVTNRHVIANQQRQPSPKIEIEFFSEIEGEKRRFSATVEQISNDPNLDLAVLKITGIPDDIRPLKMGTGRVSRNTKIIVIGHPINADPWNSSGGEVTNYSINKVTISAVVATGNSGGPVINETTKEVIGIMVRVADEDIATDPNTATAPPPDEIFTTGGFGIAYPIDLVQQQLVKWGINP